A part of Synergistaceae bacterium genomic DNA contains:
- a CDS encoding GreA/GreB family elongation factor, with amino-acid sequence MDRKTILGLLINKLKENISSSNEGIEMQKEYLADQPGPMQSRYDSALVEGQWQLSEMKKSHNEMEKALSLLEAEISRTGGEIIANGSIIILKQNGAHNGYILLDAKGAAGVSVVHEGRKYTAITPQSPLGKVLAGRKKGDTVEFRTSKIMRCTVEEVL; translated from the coding sequence TTGGACAGAAAAACAATACTCGGACTTTTAATCAATAAGCTGAAGGAAAATATATCGTCCTCAAATGAGGGTATCGAAATGCAGAAGGAATATCTTGCAGATCAGCCCGGCCCAATGCAGAGCCGTTACGACAGCGCATTAGTTGAAGGACAGTGGCAGCTCTCGGAAATGAAGAAGAGCCATAACGAAATGGAGAAAGCATTATCCCTTCTTGAGGCGGAAATTTCACGGACAGGCGGCGAAATTATCGCTAACGGCTCAATCATCATCCTTAAACAGAACGGAGCGCATAACGGCTATATACTGCTTGACGCGAAAGGCGCGGCGGGAGTCTCAGTCGTCCACGAGGGCAGGAAATACACGGCCATAACTCCGCAGAGTCCGTTAGGGAAAGTTCTTGCGGGAAGGAAAAAGGGCGATACCGTAGAATTTCGCACGTCAAAAATTATGCGCTGCACAGTGGAGGAAGTGTTGTAG
- a CDS encoding radical SAM protein, which yields MSKYNLRLVLSDRCNYRCVFCSHDFNRCRNRDIPPGFLKECVKVFASLGGEKVAYTGGEPLIFPHLLDIMRLSKSLGLTNAITTNGSMLPLQPEEFYSLTDSLNISVPSFVPEEYSRLTSSEYSPADIIHSAVKAAGHGLRVKINTVFARQNPDSIRRMAEALLPHGIIIKLMNDMTADEEYYREFLGFAEIFRDDTRVEIESAKNPGLEMCRECRIPHPTGCPSCRSVWVYPDGRITLCPFDDTGSFLEAGHDNILEHIADLMNRR from the coding sequence ATGAGCAAATACAATCTCAGGCTCGTATTATCTGACAGGTGCAATTACCGCTGTGTGTTCTGCTCCCATGACTTCAACAGGTGCCGGAATAGAGATATTCCCCCCGGCTTCCTGAAAGAATGCGTGAAAGTTTTTGCCTCGCTCGGCGGGGAAAAAGTCGCTTACACTGGCGGAGAGCCGCTAATCTTCCCTCACCTTCTGGACATCATGAGGCTGTCAAAATCCCTCGGACTCACTAACGCAATCACCACAAACGGATCTATGCTCCCCCTTCAGCCTGAAGAGTTTTACTCCCTCACAGACTCCCTGAATATCTCTGTGCCTTCATTCGTCCCGGAAGAATATTCACGCCTCACGTCATCAGAATACAGCCCCGCGGACATAATTCACAGTGCCGTAAAAGCTGCCGGGCATGGCCTCCGCGTGAAGATCAACACCGTTTTCGCACGGCAGAATCCAGACTCAATAAGGCGCATGGCCGAAGCTCTATTGCCTCACGGGATAATAATCAAGCTCATGAATGACATGACAGCGGACGAGGAATATTACCGCGAATTTCTTGGATTCGCCGAAATTTTCAGGGACGACACGCGTGTAGAAATTGAGAGCGCGAAAAATCCCGGCCTCGAAATGTGCCGCGAATGCCGAATCCCTCACCCTACAGGCTGCCCTTCATGCCGTTCTGTGTGGGTATACCCTGACGGAAGAATCACTTTATGCCCGTTCGATGATACAGGGAGTTTCTTGGAAGCGGGGCATGATAATATATTGGAGCATATAGCAGACTTAATGAACAGGAGATAA